GCGTCTTCACTTCTAGCTTGAGCATCGTGTCACCCCCACCCTTCCCTTTGGTCGAAGACGGCGCGGAAGGGTCCACTCCATTGTCGCACCTGTGGCCGTCAAGAAGACCCATAGCAATCGGCCAATCAAGCCCATCCGCGCCGTCCACACGATGCGAGTCGCGTGCATCACCGGGTCCCGGCATCGGCCTCATTCCAGCCCGAAGATGCGAGCGGCGTTCTTGTAGAGCCCCTTCTCCTTGATAAGAGTCCTTGAGGCGCAGGCTCAGGTATTTCTGGATCAGCGTCTCGTGGGGCTGGAGACCCAGGCCCGACGACATGCCCACGAGCACTTGTCCTAAATGAGCGTGTTGCCCTACTTGCGCCGACCCGGTCGCGGGTGGTAGCGAGGACGTAGCCTCGTCGCGAGGGATCCCTCGACGGCATCACGCAAGAGATGAAAGCGTCTCGATAGAGGTACAAGGCTCACCTCACCCGAGTGTCCCTCTCATTCGCGATTGGGGCGGGAAGCTTACGAGTCAGCTCGCCGAATCTCGGTCGGGCATGACCGCAGAGCACCCGCCGAATAGCATGAGCCGTGGTTGACCGTCGATTCTGCGGCTCAGGGCACCTCGCCTATGCATCGCAGATCGTTTTCGATCTGCGATAACATGGAGTGCAATCTCCCGCCGTCATGCGAGCATCGTGGGCCTAAGCTTGAAGGAATGCTGTATCGATCTTGCACTCTTGCTTCACCACCTTCCGACTTCATCGAAGACTTCTGGACGGCGTCGCGCGCGTCTACGGCGTTGCCGGCGACAGCCTCGAGCCGCTCGTGGACGCAATCCGACGGATTGAGAGGATCAATCGTCCGTTTACAGTGACTTCCCTTTTGCCACTTGCCCTTTCAGTAGGAAGGTCTTGGGAAATTCACCTTCGCCACAGATCTTGAACGATCCGAAGTCTTTGTACCAAGCGCCATCGGGCGTCTCCCTCCGGCTCAGATTCGCGCCATAGCTTCAGCCTATAAGGTCTTCAGCCGGAATGTGGTGATCCGCAACCCGATCGAAGAGGTGCTGACGGAGACTCGGCGGAAGATTGGTCCACCGAATCTTCGCATCAATCACCGAAGGTCATCCGCGCAAGTTCTTCCTTTAGTCGCTGCCGCTCGGCAGAGTTCGAAGATTCAGTCAGTCGATTCACGAGCAAGAAGAAACGTTCCTTCTCGGCTTCTTTGGATTGAAGCCCGGCCTCAATCAAATCTACGAGCACGCGATTGGCGCTGGTCTTCCTCGTCTTGGCCAGAGCCCGCACACGCCTGGCGATACCACTCGGAATTGACACGCTTTGACGGACCGATCTTTCTGTGTCAGCCATGTCGGCTATCCTACACCATTGTGCACCACCCTGCACCATCCCGGCGTGCGTGCCCCTTGGACAGGAATCGGCGACGCGTGAGGATGACAGCAAGCATTCCATCTTGAGATTGGGCAGTTGGCGCCCTGCACCCTGATCTCGCGCTCGCCGCCTCGCTGGTCAGCGACCCGTGGGTCTGTAACCCAAAGCGCCTGTAACCCAAGGCGCCACCCTAAACCATCGTCAGCTTCGCACTTTTCACGAGCCGATGAATACGCTATGAAAAGGACAGCGCGCAAAGAGTGCGGATCTCAGGTCGCAAACAGTCTCGTTGGGCCAGATTTCGAGCTCGGGAATCAGTCGGCAGGCTGTCGTCTCCGGAGGTGACAGTCGAAAAGCTTCATAGTTGCTTGCAGACGCCAAAGGGGCCGATCGAGTCGGCCCCTTTGGTTTTCACTACTTAGTGGTTGCGGGGGTCGGATTTGAACCGACGACCTTTGGGTTATGAGCCCAACGAGCTACCGGGCTGCTCCACCCCGCGGTGACGAATTACACTGTAATGGAGGCATCCTGGCGTGTCAACCACCGGCCCCTCACCCTGCCCTCTCCCCAGAGGGGAGAGGGATATTTTGAGGGCTGTCCCGGAGGGGAAGGGAGATTGTTCACTCTCTCCTGGAACTCTGCTCGCGCTGCCAAGGCCGGCCCCTCACCCTGCCCTCTCCCCAGAGGGGAGAGAGATGCATTGGGTGGTCTCTCCTGAAGGGAGAGGGATACAAAATTAGCCGCCGGGGGTGGGGAGGGCGCGCCGAGCGCTGCGGCTCACGCGGTCGGTCTTGCCCGCTTCGTAGCGGCCAGTCCTGGCCAGGCTCCAGAGCACGCGCCAGGCCCCGCGGGTGGCCAGCAGCCAATAGGTCTGGCAGCGGAAGGTGCCGAGGAACTTCTCCTTGAGGCTCTTGCGCCGCAGATCCGTGGCGCGCGGGAGATAGGGGCGGAAGGCCTCGACGAGGTTCTGGGTCATGATGCCGCCCACCCAGACCGTCAAGAGCAGCGAGGCCGTCGGCGCGCCCGTCGCCAGGTAGAAGAGCCACGGGTGGCGGCCACGGTACATGTAGGCGAGCCACCAGCCCAGATAGCCCGTCACGGGATAGACCACGGCGGCGATGGGCCACTCGATCACCTTGTTGCCGATGTGGCGCACGAGCTGGGCGAAGTTGTAGGCGGAGGGGCGCCCGCGCCACGTGCGGCGCAGGAACGGGATATCGTCGAGCACGCCCAGGTACCAGCGCGCGTTCTGGCGCACCATGTTCTCGGGCGTCTCCGGCAGATCGGTCAGCTCCACCATGGGCACGGCCTGGATCAGGATGCCGCGCGCCCCCAGCGCGTAGCCCAGCGTGGAGTCTTCCGTAGCCCCCGCGGCGGGGAAGCCGCCGAGGGACTGCATGACGTCCAGGCGCACGAACTGGTTGTGGCCGAGGCAGATCTGCGAGCGGCGGAAGCAGAGCTCGAAGGGCGGGCGCACGAGGCGGCCCAGGCGGGGGAAGCGCGCGCAGAGACCGTCGATCATCCGCACACGCTTGACCTCGTTGATGAGGCGCGCGATGGACACGCGGATGAAGATGGAGGACTGCTGGATGGCGCAGATCTTCCCGCGGATGTCGAGCCGGTCGTAGTTGCCGAGGGACAGCGTGATGCCCTGATAGGCGAGGCTACCCTCCCCGCCGAGCTCGCGCGCGGCGATCCAGCGGTACGTGTCCGGATCGGGGATGGAGTCGGCATCGCTGACTCCGACGAAGACCCGCGCGGGATCGTAGGCCTCGCCCAGGATCTCGTGCAGAGCCTCGCGGCGCAGCGCCCAGTTGAGCTGATGGGCCTTGCGGCCGGGCCCGGGCATGGCCAGGTGCCAGAGGCGCTTCTGCTGATAGGGCGGCAGCGTCTCGCGGAACCGGCGCACGAGCTCGCCCGTGCTCACGCCCATGGCCGGGTGCGGGGCGCGCTCCTCCTCCTCCTTGGTCACGACCACCACGTGCAGGTTCGCGTGCGGATAGCGCGAGGCGCAGAGCGAGCGCAACGTGCCCGCGATGTCGGGCTCCTGATAGGCGGGCACGAGGTGCAGGAAGACGGGCGCCCGCGCGTCGCGTTCGAGAGCGTCCTCGCTCGGCAGCCCGGCCAGCCGCGCGTAGGCCTCGCGCACGAAGCGGACGGTGATCAGCATGCCGCGCCAGTCGAGGGCCAGCTTGAACGAGGCGCGGATATTGAGAAAGAGGGTGATGACAAAGAGGATCGGCAGCAGGTAATCCACGGCCGTCATCGGCTTCCCTGCCCCGCGGCGCCCGCCGGGCCCGGGGTCGGCGGCAGCTTGTAGACACGATCGCCGGGCTTGACGAGGCCGAGCCGCTCGCGCGCCATCTGCTCGATGAATTCCGGATCGCTGCGGAGGCGATCGACCTCGGCGGTGAGACGGCTGGTCTCCACGCGCAGCACGGCCACCTCGCGCTCCAGGCTGTCGACCTCCTGCATGAGGCGCCAGACGCGATTCAGGCTCTGGCCGCCAAAGCCCGCGAGGGACAGCGCCACGACGGCAAGGACGGCGGTGCGCAGCAGGCGCAGCGAGCGGAGGCTCAACGCTCGAGATTCCCGAAGGCGGCCCGTCCGGGCCAGACGGCGGCCGGGCCCAGCTCCTCCTCGATGCGCAGGAGCTGATTGTATTTCGCGGTGCGCTCGCCTCGCGCGAGCGAGCCCGTCTTGATCTGCCCGGCATTGACGGCCACGGCGAGGTCGGCGATGAAGGAATCCTCCGTCTCGCCGGAGCGATGGGAGATGACGGTGCCCCAGCCCGCGCGCTTGGCCAGCTCGATGGCTTCCAGCGTCTCCGTCAGCGTGCCGATCTGGTTGACCTTGACGAGGACGGCGTTGGCCATGCCGCGGCGAATGCCTTCTTGCAAGATCGCCGGGTTGGTGACGAAGAGATCATCGCCCACGAGCTGCACCCGCGCGCCCAGTCGCTTGGTCAGCGCCTGCCAGCCCTCGCGGTCGTCTTCCCCGAGTCCGTCCTCGATGGAGCAGATCGGATAGCGGCCGAGGAGCGACTCGTACCAGGCGATCATCTCCTCGCTCGAGCGCTCCACACGATCGGCCTTGAAATGGTAGCGCCCGTGCTCGCCGAACTCGCTGGCCGCCGGGTCCATGGCGAGGAAGATATCCTCCCCCGGCCGATAGCCCGCGCGCTCGATGGCGTGCAGCACGAAGTCGAGGGCCGCCTCGTTGCCCGGCAGGACGGGCGCGAAGCCGCCCTCGTCGCCCACGCCCGTCGAGAGCCCCTTGTCCTTCAGGAGCTTCTTGAGCATGTGAAAGGTCTCGGCGCCCATGCGGAGCGCCTCGGCGAAGGAGCCGGCGCCCGCGGGCACGATCATGAATTCTTGAACGTCGAGGCCATTGTCCGCGTGCGCGCCACCGTTCAGCACGTTCATGAGCGGCACGGGGAGGATGCGCGCGCCGGGGCCACCCAGGTATTGATAGAGGGGCAGGCCGCATTCATCCGAGGCGGCGCGCGCCACCGCCAGCGAGACGCCGAGGAGTGCATTGGCGCCCAGGCCTGACTTGTTGGGCGTGCCGTCGAGCTCGAGCAGGGCCTGGTCGACCGCGCTCTGCTCCGTCGCCTCCAGGCCCTCGATCTCCGGCGCGATGGTCTCGACCACGTTGTGCACGGCCTGGCGCACGCCCTTGCCGCCATAGCGCGCGGCATCGTCGTCGCGCAGCTCCACGGCCTCGCGCTTGCCCGTGGAGGCGCCCGAGGGCACCATCCCGCGCCCGAAGGCGCCCGAGTCGAGCCAGACGTCGACCTCGATGGTCGGGTTGCCGCGCGAGTCGAGGATCTCGCGGGCATGCACCGTGCGGATCTCGGACACGCTCAGGCCTTCCGCTTCATGAACACATGTTTGGCATCGTTTGCCCCCTCACCCTGCCCTCTCCCCCGATGGGGGAGAGGGATGACAAGAACTCCCTGATCCCCCTCCGGGGGCGAGGGATTCGGAATTACTCCCTCTCCCTCTGGAGGGAGAGGGTCGGGGTGAGGGTGGACAGTTCCGTCGCGCATCATGCGCATCAGGCCTTCCGCTCGACGATGAAGGTGCCGAGGGCGCGCAGGGGCTCGGCGCGAGGGCCGAATGACTGGAGCGCCGCGTGCGCCTCGCTCACGAGGGCTTTGGCATGGATCCTCGACACCTCGAGGCCGTGCACGGCGGGATAAGTCGCCTTTTGCTGCGCCTGATCCTTGCCCGCCGTCTTGCCCAGCTCCTCGCTCGTTGCCGTCACATCCAGGATATCGTCCGTGATCTGAAAGGCGAGGCCGAGGTTGCCGCCGGCCTGCCCCAGGGCCACGAGCTGGGACAGCGTCGCACCCGCCAGCATGGCGCCCGCGCGGATCGAGGCACGGATGAGGGCCGCCGTCTTGTGGGTGTGAATATAGTCAACGGTCTCGGCGCCCACGCGCTTGCCCTCGGACTCGATGTCGGCCACCTGCCCGCCCACCATGCCCCCGCTGCCCGCGGCATCGCCGACCTCGATCAGGACATTGCGGAGCGCGTGGGCATCGGAGCCGGCGGCGAAGTTGTCGGCGAGCAGCCGGAAGGCCAGGGTGAGTAGCGCGTCGCCGGCCAGGATGGCGATGGCCTCGCCGAAGACCTTGTGGTTGGTGGGCACGCCGCGGCGGAAGTCGTCGTTGTCCATGGCGGGCAGATCGTCGTGGATGAGGGAATACGTGTGAATCATCTCCACCGCGCAGGCCGTCTCCATGACCGTGTCCATCCGGCCGCCCACCGCCTCCGCACCGGCGATGACGAAGACCGGACGGAGGCGCTTGCCCCCCGCGAAGACGCTGTAGCGCATGGCCTTGTGGAGCGTTTCGGGCGGATCGGATTCCGACGGCAGGTAGCGGGCGAGGGCGGCGTCCACGGCGCGGGCTCGCTCGGCCATGTAGCTCTGCACGTCCAGGCTCATCCCTGCTCCTCTTTGTCCCACTCGAAGGGCTCGGTCTTGAGCAGGCCGGCCTCGTCCTTGGTCAGGAGCTCG
The DNA window shown above is from Candidatus Methylomirabilota bacterium and carries:
- a CDS encoding glycosyltransferase; translation: MTAVDYLLPILFVITLFLNIRASFKLALDWRGMLITVRFVREAYARLAGLPSEDALERDARAPVFLHLVPAYQEPDIAGTLRSLCASRYPHANLHVVVVTKEEEERAPHPAMGVSTGELVRRFRETLPPYQQKRLWHLAMPGPGRKAHQLNWALRREALHEILGEAYDPARVFVGVSDADSIPDPDTYRWIAARELGGEGSLAYQGITLSLGNYDRLDIRGKICAIQQSSIFIRVSIARLINEVKRVRMIDGLCARFPRLGRLVRPPFELCFRRSQICLGHNQFVRLDVMQSLGGFPAAGATEDSTLGYALGARGILIQAVPMVELTDLPETPENMVRQNARWYLGVLDDIPFLRRTWRGRPSAYNFAQLVRHIGNKVIEWPIAAVVYPVTGYLGWWLAYMYRGRHPWLFYLATGAPTASLLLTVWVGGIMTQNLVEAFRPYLPRATDLRRKSLKEKFLGTFRCQTYWLLATRGAWRVLWSLARTGRYEAGKTDRVSRSARRALPTPGG
- a CDS encoding septum formation initiator family protein codes for the protein MSLRSLRLLRTAVLAVVALSLAGFGGQSLNRVWRLMQEVDSLEREVAVLRVETSRLTAEVDRLRSDPEFIEQMARERLGLVKPGDRVYKLPPTPGPAGAAGQGSR
- the eno gene encoding phosphopyruvate hydratase, with product MSEIRTVHAREILDSRGNPTIEVDVWLDSGAFGRGMVPSGASTGKREAVELRDDDAARYGGKGVRQAVHNVVETIAPEIEGLEATEQSAVDQALLELDGTPNKSGLGANALLGVSLAVARAASDECGLPLYQYLGGPGARILPVPLMNVLNGGAHADNGLDVQEFMIVPAGAGSFAEALRMGAETFHMLKKLLKDKGLSTGVGDEGGFAPVLPGNEAALDFVLHAIERAGYRPGEDIFLAMDPAASEFGEHGRYHFKADRVERSSEEMIAWYESLLGRYPICSIEDGLGEDDREGWQALTKRLGARVQLVGDDLFVTNPAILQEGIRRGMANAVLVKVNQIGTLTETLEAIELAKRAGWGTVISHRSGETEDSFIADLAVAVNAGQIKTGSLARGERTAKYNQLLRIEEELGPAAVWPGRAAFGNLER
- a CDS encoding farnesyl diphosphate synthase — translated: MDVQSYMAERARAVDAALARYLPSESDPPETLHKAMRYSVFAGGKRLRPVFVIAGAEAVGGRMDTVMETACAVEMIHTYSLIHDDLPAMDNDDFRRGVPTNHKVFGEAIAILAGDALLTLAFRLLADNFAAGSDAHALRNVLIEVGDAAGSGGMVGGQVADIESEGKRVGAETVDYIHTHKTAALIRASIRAGAMLAGATLSQLVALGQAGGNLGLAFQITDDILDVTATSEELGKTAGKDQAQQKATYPAVHGLEVSRIHAKALVSEAHAALQSFGPRAEPLRALGTFIVERKA